A region from the Spirochaeta thermophila DSM 6192 genome encodes:
- a CDS encoding ABC transporter permease, translating into MRGVYELAKVELSLFLREPVAVFFTFVFPSLLLVLYGAMFGSYEGYLEYEVPSLFAMVILTMGMMGIPSGIGQEKEEGVLKRLRMTPLPSWGYPVAWSVVYLVVTVLGGLLLYVVAMVGYGMRGPVNGVGFGVGFFLGALCFLMWGAVVGLVFRRARTASIVGMVCFFPQLFLSGATFPWDMVPPGLRAVGELFPMRHLVVVLQGAWRGEVGWGRAAWGLVVWCVVGFVGAVGAWLRVRGDER; encoded by the coding sequence ATGAGAGGGGTGTATGAGCTTGCAAAGGTGGAGCTGTCCCTGTTCCTTCGGGAACCGGTGGCGGTCTTCTTTACCTTTGTCTTTCCTTCTCTGTTGCTCGTGCTCTATGGTGCGATGTTCGGCTCGTACGAGGGGTATCTGGAGTATGAGGTGCCGTCGCTTTTTGCGATGGTGATTCTCACGATGGGGATGATGGGGATCCCTTCCGGGATTGGGCAGGAGAAGGAGGAGGGGGTTCTGAAGCGGCTCCGGATGACGCCTCTTCCTTCGTGGGGGTATCCCGTGGCCTGGAGTGTGGTGTACCTGGTGGTGACCGTGCTGGGCGGACTCCTCCTCTACGTGGTGGCGATGGTGGGCTACGGGATGAGGGGGCCGGTGAACGGTGTGGGGTTTGGGGTGGGGTTCTTCCTTGGGGCGCTCTGCTTCCTCATGTGGGGGGCGGTGGTGGGACTGGTCTTCAGGCGGGCACGCACCGCCTCCATTGTGGGGATGGTGTGTTTCTTTCCCCAGCTGTTTCTCTCGGGCGCGACCTTCCCGTGGGATATGGTGCCCCCGGGGCTCAGGGCGGTGGGGGAGCTCTTCCCGATGCGGCACCTGGTGGTGGTGTTGCAGGGGGCGTGGAGGGGTGAGGTGGGATGGGGGCGTGCCGCCTGGGGGCTTGTGGTCTGGTGTGTGGTGGGGTTTGTGGGGGCGGTGGGGGCCTGGCTCCGTGTGAGGGGGGATGAGCGGTGA
- a CDS encoding sensor histidine kinase, translating into MRGWVWMLLVVVLVLLLWVMATGVVVAVYDRVEGALMSAIEGVKGRFSDEDARLLSGVLEGVRLLQERRRVEVLRAMFAVLAGEVVLSGLVVFFYVRRVRRPVLELARLMEEFRGGEVPAGGGVYEVRRLVAAYTGMLRRLERYEQEVGDLARFRGWKEMARVCVHEVRNLLSPVRMVVEQGLSVGEGLCGERLGFVLRKLGEVDGVLARLRDLAHLPEARPGRVVVGEVVREVVGEFPGMGCEVCGEVVVRADGVLLAEVVRNLCANARDTGAPAGVRVWGEGEEGVVEVWDRGPGIPEEEQERVWEPGVSGKEGGMGLGLALVRLLVGEMGGRVVMWSRVGEGTRVEVRLPGWEGV; encoded by the coding sequence GTGAGGGGATGGGTGTGGATGTTGCTGGTGGTGGTGCTCGTCCTCCTCCTCTGGGTGATGGCGACAGGGGTGGTGGTGGCGGTGTACGATCGGGTGGAGGGTGCTCTCATGTCTGCGATAGAAGGGGTGAAGGGACGGTTCTCGGATGAGGATGCGCGTCTTCTCAGTGGGGTGCTCGAGGGGGTGCGACTCCTACAGGAGCGGAGAAGGGTGGAGGTGCTTCGGGCGATGTTCGCGGTGCTCGCCGGTGAGGTGGTGTTGAGTGGGCTTGTGGTTTTCTTCTATGTGAGGAGGGTGCGGAGGCCGGTGTTGGAGCTCGCCCGGCTCATGGAGGAGTTCCGCGGGGGCGAGGTGCCGGCGGGAGGGGGGGTGTACGAGGTGAGGCGGCTCGTTGCGGCCTATACGGGGATGCTCCGGAGGCTCGAGCGGTACGAGCAGGAGGTGGGGGATCTGGCGCGGTTCAGGGGCTGGAAGGAGATGGCGCGGGTCTGCGTCCACGAGGTGCGGAACCTCCTCTCGCCGGTCCGTATGGTGGTGGAGCAGGGGCTTTCCGTGGGGGAGGGGCTCTGCGGGGAGCGGCTGGGGTTCGTGCTCCGCAAGCTGGGTGAGGTGGACGGGGTGCTCGCCCGCCTGCGCGACCTGGCGCACCTTCCGGAGGCGAGGCCCGGTCGGGTGGTGGTGGGCGAGGTGGTGAGGGAGGTGGTGGGGGAGTTTCCGGGGATGGGGTGCGAGGTGTGTGGGGAGGTGGTGGTGCGTGCGGATGGGGTGCTCCTCGCCGAGGTGGTACGCAACCTGTGTGCGAACGCGAGGGATACGGGGGCGCCGGCAGGGGTGAGGGTGTGGGGTGAGGGGGAGGAGGGGGTGGTGGAGGTGTGGGACAGGGGACCGGGGATCCCGGAGGAGGAGCAGGAGCGGGTCTGGGAGCCGGGGGTGAGCGGGAAGGAGGGGGGGATGGGGCTCGGACTGGCGTTGGTGCGGCTCCTGGTGGGGGAGATGGGGGGGAGGGTGGTGATGTGGTCGCGTGTGGGGGAGGGGACGCGGGTGGAGGTGCGGCTTCCCGGGTGGGAGGGGGTATGA